AAAAGCAagagaacaaaaagaaagaaagaaagaaatgctATAATGGACGATCAACTCACAATTGTGCCAGATGTTCTTTGCTACATTTTCAGCTCTATGGCTCCAAGAATTGAACATATGAATCACAGATTCACAAGGGTTCTCGCTAGGCTTGACCACAGGTGAGTAAACAACGTAGGGGTGGTGTTGATTGACCCATGAGGCTGCCCTCTGATTGTCTGGATGAGTTGTTGGAGCTGCTGGTTGACCCATGATACGAGTGCCCCACTTGGCCTGATCCTCATCCTAGTTTTTCATGTTTGTTTAAATTTGACAGATGACATTTTAGTAGTTAATTTTGATATTGAAAatcttggatttggatgtttggCTTTTTAGTATTTGTGGAGGTTGatgattattttatatttgaaattatgATTGTGTAAACTGTAAAGCATTTAGTTTTAAGACTTGAAATCATGACCGATAACAGGTTTATGTTTTCTTCTTTATTACTTGTCAGATAGTAAGTAAAAAATGCTATATATTTATGAGTAAATTGTTTATTTGATATCTTTTAGGATGTACAAAATGgtatatgaattttaaattcatttatttAGTAAATTTAGGAGCTTTTGATGGGATCTTACAATCCTACGATCCGATTCTGTAAAACTAAAATTGATCCACGTAGAATCCCGATTTTACAGACCTTGATATAACCATTTCCGTCAAACGCTggcacttttttgtttttgatgtaTGTCCCCTGTCGTGCTGACTGTGCATGATAGGAGACAGgcggtttttaaaaaaaatttaggcaGCTGCTACTATGCACAGTCAACATGGCAACAGCTGAcctttttcgaaaaaaaaaaatttgtgacccaatgatttaaaaaatttattttgctgCAGTTATAGTTTGAGAAACACCTTATTAGAGCGTCATTTggcggattttttttttttcacgtaCATTCTGAGAAATTAGCTAGATATCTGAGTCAGAGTGGAATTCCACTTCTTCGCCCTCTCTTTCGGGTACCTGTCTTCCTCCTCTTCTAGTTCTGCCTATTGAGAAATTGCGAGTACACGAATGCAACAATCTTATCTCCTTTCCAATTGATTTAACCCCAATACCTTCTCTCTCTTTCCTATTCATATCACCTTGTCCCGAATTAACGGACTTGCCCAAGGGGAAGCTTTGTTCTCTTAGAAGCTTGAGAAGCTTAACGATTGGACCATTCTCAGAAACCACAGAGCTGCATTCCTTCCTAAACCTCTTTGATGCTCTCCAACCACCCCACCACTATTTCCCCTCCCTTTCAAGTTTAAGTCTGGATGGATGGCCTCATTGGGAATCTCTGCCTGAGCAACTTCAGCACCTCTCTGCGCTAACACGTTTGCAACTAGGTGGTTTTGGAGTAAAATCATTGCCCGATTGGTTTGGGAAGCTTTCATCACTTGAACATCTTTGGCTCCGTGGATGTGAAAAGTTAGAGAATTTACCCTCTCACCAATCAATGAGAAAACTCACCAAACTAATATGGTTGGAGATTAGCGACTGTCCCCTTCTAATGAGAAGATACAAACCAGAGAGTAGCAGTAACGCACCACCAACCCCAATTCTGAGTGGTCCAAGATGTGCCATATTCCCAAAATTGCAATTGATGGGTGGTTGCCGAAGTAGTGGCCGAACTCCATTTGACATGACATAAATAATGCCAGTTTCCCTAATTACAACTACTAGGAAATCCTCTGTACTACTACACagtttttcaattaattttaCTTCTGCTATCCATCTTTATTTCTTTACCCTTAAAATCATTTATTACTATTGACAGGAATAATGTATCGATAATGTTTGTTAATGGAATCTTTAATCGTGCAGCCTAACTTTTGCTATATAACTGTTGCAAACCTATCCTTTCTTGGTCCTCTAAATTTCTACTTTCCAGGTAACCTCTATGTTTATGTGCTTGTGTGTTTTCTTCTATTTTCACGATTCTCATTTATGATCCACTATCCTTTTTACTTCCTCTAGTATTTGTTTGAACTTCATTaacgaaaatttttttttgctatcAACATTTATGTTATATGGTGAGAAAGCTAGCTAGCTGCACATCCTTTCCAatacaaatttcaaaattttgcagTTTTTAATGGGTAGCATACATTTCCCAATTCAGTGCTGTGAATTAGGCTAGTTTTCCAACATATccaccttttatttttttaaaaaaattcatcttattttctttctaCTTTGTTGGAGCACTTAGTACATATGTTATATATTGATCATTTATCTCCATCTGTATTTTTAATTGCATTGTCAATTATTTGGTTTGTTGCTTAATTCAGTTTTGGACTCATATTCAGTAGTGAAAGTTTCAGACTAGCAAAGTTTTGCCTTTTGGTCAAACAAATGACTAGACTGAGAGAAATAATAGCATTACTCAAAATTAACAGGTTTTGAGTATAGCGTTTTTGTATTCAGCCAAGAGTATGCAGTAACTACTTACAATTAGAAATTTTGACATAAGCAATGTGTTTGTCAGATTGTAATGACTGACAACAAAAATAGCCAACTAGCACAATGATATTACTTAAGCTTTAAGAATGTTTTACATAAGAATGACCGTGGAGTAGCTCGGTGAATCATATAATTATAGATACTTGAGCATGTCTTTCTAGTAAAAGATTTGTAGTTCAATGAGCAAAGTGATAATATTTTTGAGCACTGATCAGTGATGCAAAGTATTCCATTCAGATGAGAAATTCCACATATTTGCTGAAACTAAGAGCTTTTTCCTCAAAATgttaaatttttttcccttgtcaAACAATACACTTCATAGAGTAAGCTTAACTCACCATGTTTACACTGAGATTCTGAACTTAGCATGATTGTGAACATGCTTTTGATCCTATGtcactttgttggaaaaaaattgCAATAGTACCAAGAGATTGCTAGCCTTTCAAGTAATGAACTTAATCAAGGTCAATATTTCAAGTGATTAGTATAACACACTTGGGCCCTTAATTTGTTCTGAACTTAGCTCAAGGCCATTGAATAGTTTGTTAgagcttttgtttcttttgctatttatgCTATAggaaaaaaatgctaaaatctATCTTTCACTACTTAGGAACATGGTGGTCACTATGTTGTGTTGTCTAGCAAAGTATTTGATAATCATCTTACGTTGTCTGTCTGCTTttatgtttaattatttttcaatttatgaTCTTTTTCTTTATATGGTAAAAGGTATATTGGAACAAAAGTCTTCAACTATCACGGTTTACTATTATATGGTGATGCAGATAAGTACCTACATATTCTTGAGCATGCAAAAAATGAGGGGCTGTTTGCTTGGCGAGAgctttctagtttcaaattagATCCATCAGGGCACTCTCAAAAGgaactctttcttcttctttatatGGTGATGGTTTAGGTACAATTCAGCATTCCCATAATGCTTTTTATTTTCCTATATTCAATTGCTCTGCAGCTTTGATCTAATggcatcttttcttttgttgtagGCATACCAAGTTTAGTTTTAGAATCCACAATGAAGCATTTGTAAAAACACGTGGAATAGTATAAAAGGCTGATGGTGTAAAAGATTTTTTCGAGGCTTAGACATGCAGCAACAAAGATTATTCGAGCTGGCTACGAGGACTCTCTTGCATGAGGTAACACTTCTCTTTCTGATGAACAATTTATGATTCAGGAAAACGTTATCTAGCTTCAAAGGCAATTAGAAGGAGCAATGAGATGAAATTCTACATAATCACATTCATAAGTATCAGGAATACATCTTTTCAAAACTCACCTTCAGACCCCTCCCCCTAAAGGCACTACTTTCTGTATTCTTCTTGAGTAATATATCCCTAATTTTCTGACATGAATGAAACTGTAAATAGCAACTTTTTCAGTTATTAGCACCTTAAATATGAAGAAATATCAAGAAATAGTGTTGCTCTTTAGATGATTGAATAGTCAAGTAGTGCCTTGAAGCAGTTGCTTGATATGTTATCGAAATAGAGCTATTTGGTGTAATAATAGGCAATTTTCTTTTGATCAACCTTGTTGGTAGTACAATCAATGTGGATGGCATCCTCCTGGTGAAAGAGAGTATCCATGTCTTGTCAGGGGAACTTATTATGCAAAATACTTGGTTAGTTAGTTTTCCGttgcaaaaattcaaattgcTTTCGTAATCATgctaaaattacaaaaaaacaaataaagagataaataaataaataaataagaaaaaaatgaacCACCTCAAAGTATTCTAGTTCCTATCTACTAATAAAAACTCAACCTTGAAAATCAGCTTTAAGGATGATATGTAACTTTGTTACATTTAATGACTGCACAAATAACCTGTGAAATTAATAATGTGCATTATCTCCATTAAGTAGCTATGGGGGaagaaatatcaagaaaatgcCATTTAATTATCAAGAAATATCATTTGTCTAGATTAGTATTTGTAGTCTCTTGCAAATTTAGTATTTTCAATTATTTAGAGAATTCTTACAAAATTAGTTTTGCGATTTTCAAAGTTGCaattgtttaaaaattttgggaaGAATTTGGTACCTGAATGCTACCGTCATTCTGTAATGTTcatgtcctttttctttttatttgttagggtaaattacattttacccccctgtggtttaccccttttttacataacccccctatggtttcaaaagctatacataaccccctcatagtttggattaaagtgtcaaagtaacagAAATAGTCACTTGTAACGGAACTtttaaaaatgtcgaaattacccttataaatacatgacacattaaccccctatgatttttatattttaccatataacccccttatagtttaatactttaccatataacccccttatgattttcaaaatatacacataaccccccttggttaatacataaatttcaaccttacataagggtatttttgacattttaggtgatgccgttacgagtgactatttccgttactttgacactttaatccaaaccataagggggttatgtatagcttttgaaaccataggggggttatgtgaaaaaCGCTAAACCACAAGGGGGTAAAGTAGAATTTGCCCTATTTGTTATTCATTGTGCATGTGGTTGTGGActttgattttgaatttcaagAATGCAAGGACCATTCCTATTGAAACAAGTTGTCTTATTAACATATAGTCAAAAGAGCCTTGAGCCTCTTGGAGTTTCGTCGTCCCTTGCAAGCGTATGTCACGTGACTAAATTCTTTTACTCAGCAAGCACTTATTTAGTCAGATCCATTTGGTTGCTGCACTTTGACCGTATGGCTTTTCCCCTTGTTCTAAAAGTCTTCCACGTTGACAGCAGCGCCGCTTCATTTTAGCCTACAAGCATCCTCAGATTCAGGCTCTTGCAACCGATACATAGCTTTCCTTTCTAACCACCACACCCAGATTATCAGGCCACAATCCTTCCGTACCGATCTTTTCGTCACCAACTTTCCAACGTCAAACTTTCCCCCTTTTCTTCTGGTTGTACGACACAGCCGATTCTATTGGGTTTCCTTCCATTACCCCTACTGGTGATTTTTTCCTCGTTTGTTTGTTGTCTTCTCAACATTCATCCTTGGATGGGTTATATAAGTAATTTAGTCTGGATGTAATGAAAAAGCTTAGAGCTGATTTACAGGACAAGCTATTTCCGTACTTGTGTGCCTGCTATCTGAAGTGGTCGCTGATGGCTGGTTTAATTGGAGTGAACGTTCATGTGTCAGAGGTAGCTGTTGCTAATTCAAGCTTTCTTTTGGCtatatgttaattattgaaGCGCTCTTTTGTTCATTCTTTCTTTGTGCTTCCTCTGCCTTTGTTGTTGCTCTTGCTCTCATTATTCTTCAGCCTTCCTCCTTCTTCCGCTATTGGTCTTTCGCTTGTTTTTATTATTGCTCCTTCTAGTGGCTTGCCTGTATCAGATTCTGCTGCTTTCTACTTATATTGCTAGTAATTTACCGgatttttcctttccttctttttatATTGCATattgtttcttgatttgcttttgATTGGCTTTTTATTACTGTTATGTCTACGATTTTTCCACCCTTTGTTGATTTTTCTTATATTCAATGTGTGTTTGTTTTGGTGATACCCTTTTATACttgattctttctttgcctctgTTTAGCCTGCTAAATTATGCTTTCCACCATTTaattttccccctccccccccaaaaccaaaaacaagcaaaaaaaaGTCCTCCCATTCTCACTCTGAAAGCCTTTACCCATAATTCGTCCCCaccaatatatatatgtatatatatatataaatatactgTTTTGCCTTTACAAACATGCCATTTGTTTGTATGTGTTCTTAAAAATAAGAGGAAAGACAAAAGATCTTTGTTGATGCTATCTTGTTTTTCGCCCTCCTTTTATTCCTTTTAAtagttcttgaatttttttaaagtcTATGCTTTTGCTATTTATTTGAGAGCTCTTCGTTAATAATtcctttgttttcttgtttgcCAGTGTTAATATAGCATTTTTTATAGTATTTTCAGcctttttaaaattgattttgtCTCAGTCAGTATTTGTTTTTCTACTTGTACTgatgttttatttatttctgcTGCTATTTCCTATAGGCCTTTCTTCAGTCACCATTGCAAAGTCGCTACAAGGTATGTTAGTGCTCCGTTTTACAGTcatcttggaaaaaaaaatgaaagcttGAGAGTAGGAAAGATTTTCCCCAAATGAGAAGCATAATCAACTTACTTTTGGTGCTAATGGTGAAGAAATAATGGGATTTTAGTTCTGTTATTGAGGTTGCAATGCTTGTTTCCGTTTTCAATCCATTGATGATTACTCTCATTCAAGTTTATACAGATTAATCTGTACTTGTTTGGCTTACCAATTGGATTTGCGGAATAGGTCATATTTTAACGGCGTGTTTAGCCTTCTAATGCTCTTCAAACCAATGGATCTGCATTTAAAATGCTGAAAACATACTGCCATAGACGAACGATTGATCCAAGCGCCCTTGAGATCCTGTTCACTATTAATATATTCTTGAATGGCAGCTTATTGGGTTGATGCAACTGTCTCCAGTCATTGTATTCTTTATAGATTTTTACTGTATATTGACATACAACATTTGGCGTTAATAAGTACTAAAATATGTAGGAAGTACAATAGCCTTGCACAATTGCATCTAAATCAGTTGCCCTGGTGTATAATAAGCGTGATTTAGATAGGGAAAAGCTTAATGCCAAGTACAACTGCAGTGAAGTACAACATGGACATTGAAAATCATCATATGTATGTGCATTTTTTCTTGTCAACATTTGTTTGTTGTGCCATCAAAATCATATGGCTGGAGCAGAATGTAACTTGGCATAGAAACACTGAGTACAGGAAACTAGTAAACACTGAGTACAGGAAACtaggaaacttgaagtttgatCTAATGTTATTCACAGAGCTCAAAATGAACACAAAATTCCCTTGGACAGTTCCACTTTCTGATATACTAAAGCTACATGTTCCAGGAAGTAACGGTATGTTATGCTCTAATCCTTTTCTGCCAAATTCAAAAAGATTTGCTACAGTCATATCTCACAAATTTTATTGTTTATCATTTATACCAGATAAAAAGGCTAAATACATCTTATATCAACATGTTTGCTCATCAATAAAGCCAAACATTGCTCAAGATGAAGCAGATTCTATAGCTTTTTATCAAGTTTATAACAAAAAGAATAGAGACAAATTTGTAAGTCTATGTGCTCGGTCCTTTTATCCTTTCCTTATCTAATCTCTTATACACTACTTTACACACTTTAACTATTTTCCCCCACCTTTTTCCTTAGAAAATTCCAAAGTTTCTCGAACATATCGTAGATAGCAATAAAACTCCAGTTGTCACTTTAAGGACTGGATATAAAGCTTTTCAAGTTGGAATGCAAGGAAGGCAATTCACAAGCTATTGGGAAATCTTTGTCAAAACGCATGAGTTGGAACTAGGCGACACTTTGGTCTTCATCCCAGAGTCCATTAATAGCTTTACAGTCCAGATTTACAAACCAAATGGAGTTGAGAAACTTTTCCCTTGGTATCATAAGTATTATGTGTATTCTTATTTGTAGATTCCTTTCACGTTCTAGCTATAAACACAGAATTCATCTTTTTGTTTAAGTATGTATCACTAATGTCTTTTGTCAATTATATGACAGTATAGATTCTTACTAAGATTTTTGTGCTATAATAGTTagagttttaaatattttatttactttgctTTTCCTTCTTTATCAGATAGCACCAacggatttttcctttttaatttaTAACCTTTTAATTTACCATGTCATATAATGcaataaacataaaaaatttatcCAACAATCTACATAGATACACATGAACATTAATAACAAATTATTAGACAAACAAACAACTACTTATTTAATAATACCACACCATATAAACTATTAGCAGCAAGCTACAAAATAATAACATCTATCACACACCAATTACAGCAaattttttagtcattttgacTATTGAAACTATCAAACTCTCAAAAGAAAGTAATATTAGTTGCCGCAGCATTTGCTCATCAACATCTGCCTTCATTCTTCAAGCAATTAGCTGCAACATAGATAGACCTCTTATCTAGAGCTCACATCACGTATATATATTGCTACCTTTAATACAAACACGTCATAGCAAGATTGCTTATTTTAACCTATCATTTAAATACAGACCTTAATTATGCAAATTAATTTCGTAAACATCTTAGTTATCGATACATTCTCTCTCTTTTACATTTCAAATATCCATCCATTCTAACTAAACTCAAAACAACTATATATTACAATATTTATACAaaacattatatttatattttttaaaaatcagaCCTTAATTCAAATCCATCCCTCTTCTCTTAATTTAATATTCCAAAACTAAATTAAATTTTCAGATTTAAGTTTTTTCTATTTTGCATTATGAATGTTTAATTATGAACAAACTCTCTCATTCTATGTTCTATATTCATAAGTAAACACCTAGTTTAATATGCCATTAATAAGTAATTTATAACAAGATTAATACTTGTCAAAAAAATCATCTTCCAAATGCTTTGATATAAAATACAACGAAACAAAATtccaaacaaaaaatttaaaaatcttattttatcTAATAGCTATcttatttccaaaaaaaaatattattcactTTAACTATTATTCATGTACGACATTCGTATATTAAATTTATATTAAACACTTATGATCTTCTTCCTCAACCTTTGTATATCTACAGTCATTTACTAATATTCATATAGCAACCATAATacaataaaatataatt
This region of Coffea arabica cultivar ET-39 chromosome 3c, Coffea Arabica ET-39 HiFi, whole genome shotgun sequence genomic DNA includes:
- the LOC113733777 gene encoding B3 domain-containing protein REM9-like; this translates as MNTKFPWTVPLSDILKLHVPGSNDKKAKYILYQHVCSSIKPNIAQDEADSIAFYQVYNKKNRDKFKIPKFLEHIVDSNKTPVVTLRTGYKAFQVGMQGRQFTSYWEIFVKTHELELGDTLVFIPESINSFTVQIYKPNGVEKLFPWYHKYYVYSYL